A region from the Pelobates fuscus isolate aPelFus1 chromosome 3, aPelFus1.pri, whole genome shotgun sequence genome encodes:
- the SKOR1 gene encoding SKI family transcriptional corepressor 1 isoform X1: MDGISTQREPSSPPTSNQHQSPQDGQSFSGSLKPNQVGETSLYGVPIVSLVIDGQERLCLAQISNTLLKSYSYNEIHNRRVALGITCVQCTPVQLEILRRAGAMPISSRRCGMITKREAERLCKSFLGEHRPPKLPENFAFDVVHECAWGCRGSFIPARYNSSRAKCIKCGYCGLYFSPNKFIFHSHRTPDSKYTQPDAANFNSWRRHLRLSDPAASEDLAHSWEDVKAMFNGGTRKRAFPSPASSRPHLAAQPPPPPAKSLRGAGGAEEEPGAQAARSFPLIPVPSKGFSGVLHKMAPPLFPPPPYGFPAFGLCAKKDDGLGEAGKAAAAAGLFWPTAPASKDSVYPPFPVFWPAAGALPVPSYPGLSQAAAKAGDSEEAEPGGDSAEEQGRAPEEDRPGEDEGRPGEPLTPRKLRYISAFRPVVKAAESLAKLYGSREVYGARPPGYSSPDLLSDTSSYRSASPGQDTEPEVDVESGRFPEEEDGGESGPAGGLAAAAPSSSTASSPGSEDRREQSPGTSPASPGGYEVYTKQVTDVTQTMKGNSSHQSLPNSYLCNLDPNEQDSEDSHSTTEDVESRKPFQDQRSHISHTSPLHTDRGEEDSPIDVTGTQFVEKDIENMAKDELQKLLVEQMDLRKKLEREFQSLKDNFQDQMKRELAYREEMVQQLQIVRDTLCNELDQERKARYAIQQKLKDADTKTLHRELFLQSSTPAPLSYIWAPRKLMYPPAP, from the exons ATGGATGGGATCAGCACCCAAAGGGAACCCAGTTCCCCTCCGACCTCCAACCAGCACCAATCCCCCCAGGACGGCCAGTCTTTCTCCGGCTCCCTGAAGCCCAACCAGGTTGGAGAGACCTCCCTGTACGGGGTGCCCATCGTGTCCCTGGTGATAGACGGCCAGGAGCGGCTGTGTCTGGCCCAGATCTCCAACACGCTGCTCAAGAGCTACAGCTACAACGAGATCCACAACCGGCGTGTGGCCCTGGGCATCACCTGCGTGCAGTGCACCCCGGTCCAGCTGGAGATCCTGCGCCGGGCGGGGGCCATGCCCATCTCGTCCCGCCGCTGCGGCATGATCACCAAGCGGGAGGCCGAGCGGCTGTGCAAGTCCTTCCTGGGGGAGCACCGGCCGCCCAAGCTGCCCGAGAACTTCGCCTTTGACGTGGTGCACGAGTGCGCCTGGGGCTGCCGGGGAAGCTTCATTCCGGCCCGCTACAACAGCTCCCGGGCCAAGTGCATCAAGTGCGGCTACTGCGGCCTCTACTTCTCCCCCAACAAGTTCATCTTCCACTCGCACCGCACGCCGGACTCCAAGTACACCCAGCCCGACGCCGCCAACTTCAACAGCTGGAGGCGGCACCTGCGGCTCAGCGACCCGGCGGCCTCTGAGGATCTGGCCCACTCCTGGGAGGACGTCAAGGCCATGTTCAACGGCGGCACCCGCAAGCGGGCCTTCCCGTCCCCGGCCTCCTCCCGCCCGCACCTGGCCGCCCAGCCCCCGCCACCCCCGGCCAAGAGCCTGCGCGGAGCGGGGGGAGCCGAGGAGGAGCCCGGGGCCCAGGCCGCCCGCAGCTTCCCGCTCATCCCGGTCCCCAGTAAGGGCTTCTCCGGGGTGCTGCACAAGATGGCGCCGCCGCTCTTCCCCCCGCCGCCGTACGGCTTCCCGGCCTTCGGGCTGTGCGCCAAGAAGGACGACGGGCTGGGCGAGGCGGGCAAGGCGGCGGCGGCGGCCGGGCTGTTCTGGCCCACCGCCCCGGCCTCCAAGGACTCGGTGTACCCGCCCTTCCCGGTGTTCTGGCCGGCGGCGGGGGCTCTGCCGGTGCCCTCCTACCCCGGGCTCAGCCAGGCCGCAGCCAAGGCCGGGGACAGCGAGGAGGCCGAGCCCGGCGGGGACAGCGCGGAGGAGCAGGGCCGGGCCCCCGAGGAGGACAGGCCCGGAGAGGACGAGGGCCGGCCCGGGGAGCCGCTCACCCCCAGGAAGCTCCGCTACATCTCGGCCTTCCGGCCGGTGGTCAAGGCGGCGGAGAGTCTGGCCAAGCTGTACGGCAGCCGCGAGGTGTACGGAGCCCGCCCGCCCGGGTACAGCTCCCCGGACCTGCTCAGCGACACCTCCAGCTACCGCTCCGCCTCCCCCGGACAGGACACCGAGCCCGAGGTGGACGTGGAGTCAGGCCGCTTCCCGGAGGAGGAGGACGGGGGGGAGAGCGGGCCGGCCGGGGGCCTGGCGGCAGCAGCACCGAGCTCCAGTACGGCCTCATCCCCGGGATCCGAGGACAGGAGGGAGCAGAGCCCGGGGACCAGTCCGGCCAGCCCGGGCGGATATGAG GTTTATACAAAGCAAGTGACAGACGTTACTCAGACCATGAAGGGTAACTCCTCACACCAGAGTCTTCCAAATTCATATCTCTGCAACCTGGACCCAAATG AGCAAGACTCAGAAGACAGTCACTCGACTACCGAGGATGTGGAAAGCAGAAAACCATTCCAAGACCAAAGGAGTCATATATCCCACACAAGCCccttacacactgacagag GAGAGGAAGACAGCCCGATTGATGTCACTGGGACCCAGTTTGTAGAAAAAGACATTGAGAACATGGCAAAAG ATGAGCTACAGAAACTGTTAGTGGAGCAGATGGATTTGAGGAAAAAACTGGAGCGGGAATTTCAGAGCCTGAAAG ATAACTTCCAGGACCAGATGAAGAGAGAGCTAGCATATAGAGAAGAGATGGTGCAGCAGCTGCAGATAGTAAGAG acaccctgtgtaatGAACTGGATCAAGAGAGGAAAGCACGCTATGCCATCCAGCAGAAATTAAAAG
- the SKOR1 gene encoding SKI family transcriptional corepressor 1 isoform X2, whose protein sequence is MDGISTQREPSSPPTSNQHQSPQDGQSFSGSLKPNQVGETSLYGVPIVSLVIDGQERLCLAQISNTLLKSYSYNEIHNRRVALGITCVQCTPVQLEILRRAGAMPISSRRCGMITKREAERLCKSFLGEHRPPKLPENFAFDVVHECAWGCRGSFIPARYNSSRAKCIKCGYCGLYFSPNKFIFHSHRTPDSKYTQPDAANFNSWRRHLRLSDPAASEDLAHSWEDVKAMFNGGTRKRAFPSPASSRPHLAAQPPPPPAKSLRGAGGAEEEPGAQAARSFPLIPVPSKGFSGVLHKMAPPLFPPPPYGFPAFGLCAKKDDGLGEAGKAAAAAGLFWPTAPASKDSVYPPFPVFWPAAGALPVPSYPGLSQAAAKAGDSEEAEPGGDSAEEQGRAPEEDRPGEDEGRPGEPLTPRKLRYISAFRPVVKAAESLAKLYGSREVYGARPPGYSSPDLLSDTSSYRSASPGQDTEPEVDVESGRFPEEEDGGESGPAGGLAAAAPSSSTASSPGSEDRREQSPGTSPASPGGYEVYTKQVTDVTQTMKGNSSHQSLPNSYLCNLDPNEQDSEDSHSTTEDVESRKPFQDQRSHISHTSPLHTDRGEEDSPIDVTGTQFVEKDIENMAKDELQKLLVEQMDLRKKLEREFQSLKDNFQDQMKRELAYREEMVQQLQIVRDTLCNELDQERKARYAIQQKLKEAHDALHHFSCKMLTPRPCTVSCSFRAPLLPP, encoded by the exons ATGGATGGGATCAGCACCCAAAGGGAACCCAGTTCCCCTCCGACCTCCAACCAGCACCAATCCCCCCAGGACGGCCAGTCTTTCTCCGGCTCCCTGAAGCCCAACCAGGTTGGAGAGACCTCCCTGTACGGGGTGCCCATCGTGTCCCTGGTGATAGACGGCCAGGAGCGGCTGTGTCTGGCCCAGATCTCCAACACGCTGCTCAAGAGCTACAGCTACAACGAGATCCACAACCGGCGTGTGGCCCTGGGCATCACCTGCGTGCAGTGCACCCCGGTCCAGCTGGAGATCCTGCGCCGGGCGGGGGCCATGCCCATCTCGTCCCGCCGCTGCGGCATGATCACCAAGCGGGAGGCCGAGCGGCTGTGCAAGTCCTTCCTGGGGGAGCACCGGCCGCCCAAGCTGCCCGAGAACTTCGCCTTTGACGTGGTGCACGAGTGCGCCTGGGGCTGCCGGGGAAGCTTCATTCCGGCCCGCTACAACAGCTCCCGGGCCAAGTGCATCAAGTGCGGCTACTGCGGCCTCTACTTCTCCCCCAACAAGTTCATCTTCCACTCGCACCGCACGCCGGACTCCAAGTACACCCAGCCCGACGCCGCCAACTTCAACAGCTGGAGGCGGCACCTGCGGCTCAGCGACCCGGCGGCCTCTGAGGATCTGGCCCACTCCTGGGAGGACGTCAAGGCCATGTTCAACGGCGGCACCCGCAAGCGGGCCTTCCCGTCCCCGGCCTCCTCCCGCCCGCACCTGGCCGCCCAGCCCCCGCCACCCCCGGCCAAGAGCCTGCGCGGAGCGGGGGGAGCCGAGGAGGAGCCCGGGGCCCAGGCCGCCCGCAGCTTCCCGCTCATCCCGGTCCCCAGTAAGGGCTTCTCCGGGGTGCTGCACAAGATGGCGCCGCCGCTCTTCCCCCCGCCGCCGTACGGCTTCCCGGCCTTCGGGCTGTGCGCCAAGAAGGACGACGGGCTGGGCGAGGCGGGCAAGGCGGCGGCGGCGGCCGGGCTGTTCTGGCCCACCGCCCCGGCCTCCAAGGACTCGGTGTACCCGCCCTTCCCGGTGTTCTGGCCGGCGGCGGGGGCTCTGCCGGTGCCCTCCTACCCCGGGCTCAGCCAGGCCGCAGCCAAGGCCGGGGACAGCGAGGAGGCCGAGCCCGGCGGGGACAGCGCGGAGGAGCAGGGCCGGGCCCCCGAGGAGGACAGGCCCGGAGAGGACGAGGGCCGGCCCGGGGAGCCGCTCACCCCCAGGAAGCTCCGCTACATCTCGGCCTTCCGGCCGGTGGTCAAGGCGGCGGAGAGTCTGGCCAAGCTGTACGGCAGCCGCGAGGTGTACGGAGCCCGCCCGCCCGGGTACAGCTCCCCGGACCTGCTCAGCGACACCTCCAGCTACCGCTCCGCCTCCCCCGGACAGGACACCGAGCCCGAGGTGGACGTGGAGTCAGGCCGCTTCCCGGAGGAGGAGGACGGGGGGGAGAGCGGGCCGGCCGGGGGCCTGGCGGCAGCAGCACCGAGCTCCAGTACGGCCTCATCCCCGGGATCCGAGGACAGGAGGGAGCAGAGCCCGGGGACCAGTCCGGCCAGCCCGGGCGGATATGAG GTTTATACAAAGCAAGTGACAGACGTTACTCAGACCATGAAGGGTAACTCCTCACACCAGAGTCTTCCAAATTCATATCTCTGCAACCTGGACCCAAATG AGCAAGACTCAGAAGACAGTCACTCGACTACCGAGGATGTGGAAAGCAGAAAACCATTCCAAGACCAAAGGAGTCATATATCCCACACAAGCCccttacacactgacagag GAGAGGAAGACAGCCCGATTGATGTCACTGGGACCCAGTTTGTAGAAAAAGACATTGAGAACATGGCAAAAG ATGAGCTACAGAAACTGTTAGTGGAGCAGATGGATTTGAGGAAAAAACTGGAGCGGGAATTTCAGAGCCTGAAAG ATAACTTCCAGGACCAGATGAAGAGAGAGCTAGCATATAGAGAAGAGATGGTGCAGCAGCTGCAGATAGTAAGAG acaccctgtgtaatGAACTGGATCAAGAGAGGAAAGCACGCTATGCCATCCAGCAGAAATTAAAAG